One Triticum dicoccoides isolate Atlit2015 ecotype Zavitan chromosome 3B, WEW_v2.0, whole genome shotgun sequence genomic window, ggtttccacccaaggtaagtaattaagtagtactagctagctagctagctgccatctctttaattatcgtaaaggccctgaagcaggcgcaggagactgatctgtgtgcattctgtgtttgcgagaacattcgcatgatggcgtccaaaaagagcagatctcaaagacagcaatgggtacgcttgtcagaacactattcataatttttacaccattatcgatatctagtcacacaactaatacacttgaaaccaagcaaatccatggatcaaaatcaacaaaacatcatcaaaccaacaaatcacaaaaaaaaaattggggctatttttggtggggattttcgaattttaggacgaaatcaagcaaaagaaggctagaaaacggtgggagggactccaaatacgtggtaaacgtggctcatgataccatatgatacagggctaacccggtgtaggccgatctttcacgtttggagtgggatctctcgaagaacacgatgaacacggagaagaacggagagaaatcacaaggggaaacactcaagaacaagtctaatcacacatccactagacaatcaaacacagaagatcacaaggtacataaacaacaaagggaaagatacaaggtaaggttcatctccaagaggaggtcttgatgatatcctagacggatcttcccacaagggggtcttgatgatatcccgcaggatcttctcacatggaggtcttgaactccataggagtggtagtctctctctctcttaagagtagaggtaggagcaaagctcacctaagaatgagctatcatatttgctaaccctagaaaggaggtggagagggtctatttatagtcttagccacgaaggggaaagggggagaggatacaaggccaaaggccgcgGCTGCGCACTGGCAGTTACCGGACGTTcggtgggggtcggacgtccgATGGCTCGGGAcgggtcggacgtccggaagtcttCGGACTTCCGCTGTTTTCCTTCTGGACTggtggcaccggacgtccggtcggcgtcggtcgtccgaCGCGCTGGTACTTGTCGGACGTCTGGTATCTGGCGGTCGTCCGGGAGCTGTAGAGTCCCTCGGCTGTAGCTGTTCTGTCGGGCTGAacctccaggcgtcggacgtccggtaaggaccggtcgtccggtggctgtgacTTGTAGCAGCTCCGTTTCTTCTGTCTTCTCTTCCatacttccctcgcggatggtgtagttgttccttggtgcttgcactcctcctcgacatccgtgaagctccgacaatacctatgcatgcacacgggagaagtgtcaagtagtataccatcctcgaagatgtcaagtgagcacgtgtaaaggagaagattcacctttgtgtatgtgaagtagaggttgcacgtgtcacttgccaaacggactcttgacatggtgatgaccgtaggatgctccgcatcatttcgTTTCTTGGTCAGGACATCCATACTGGTTATCCTATGGTCTCTGCCAAGGGCTTGGCTCGCTCTACTTGCATGCCCTACAGTGTGTAGTCCAGTTAACCTGCTTATCGTGGCTTCTGGTGGATATCTTTCAGGACTATAACACCGATGTGCTTCTCACTGTGCCAACCGTAGCCGTGATATTAGGAATGAAAATGTTTGAAGCATTCAGTCCCTTATCATCAAAGTGGACGCTACTACTGCTCAAGTGCAACTATGTGAATTGTGGCCGGAGGAACGCTAGCAGCTCCAGCAACGTCTAAACAAGAAAGAGGCAACCCTACTTTGTGCCTAGTCCCTCCCTTTATCCTATCAAGTAGCTACGCTCTAGTATAAATAAAAACGTAATGATTTACGGAAAATCAAGTTTGTGAGGACCAGCTGGTTGGTTGTGTTATAGGATTTCGGATTAACTGGAGTAATTAAAAACTTGCCACTTACACTTTAGTGACTACCAACCATCAGAAGCAAAGATCGCCAGCAATTACGCGCGCTACTTTTTGCAGAAACACATCACGGAGAAAAGGAAAAGGTAAACGTTTGCGTTCGGCGCGCCGGCCGAACGCTCCGCGGGTTGCGTGCGAGTCGCATGATTTCTTTTAATCAAACGGTGCCTGGTTTGCCAACGTGCCCACGTCTCTAGTGCAGCCCGCCTGGCCCACCATCGctcattcctttcttcttcttatcCCCCCGCAAGAGGCTCTGCTCCACTCATTCATTCCTTCCCCTACCTCTCGTTTCTTGTTGGCAGCGAGTGCCCAGCTCAAAAACACCATAGAAATCATCTCTGCTTCCTTCACTCCCATGCTCCGCACGATTTTTTCACATCCATCGGGATGAGATGGGGCTCGCAGCCGGCTGCCTCCGCTGCCGACGAGAGCACTCAGGGGGCTGCTGTCGTCGTGCTGGGGACTGGCCGTGGGATTCACTTCAACCCGACGACAATGGTGTTGGGCGGCAACGGCGGTGGCCGCCATGGATTTTTTGctggaattttttttcgttttGCTACAATCTGAGAGAGATTGTGGGGTGTCGCTGCCATGATTTTTTTGCTACATCAATCTTTTTGCTGGAACCACTTTTGTATTTTGCTGCAATGAGCGAAGATGTTTGTGGGCGACGACGACAGTGCTAGCCATGAATTTTCTGCTGGAACCTCTTTAAATTTTTGCTGGAACCGTTTTTTAATTTTGTTGGTCAGCCCGGCGCCGTGCACGGCCAGAAGCACGTCGGCGGAGTTCACCAGGGCCGCGAACGCCGGCACGTCGTCGCCGGCCTCGGCCACGGTCACGTTGAACCCGAGCTCCGACGCGGCGGCGGCCACCTCGTCCTGGTTCAGCAGCTTGCGCGTGCCGCCGCGCGAGATGATCAGCATCCGGGGCTGCATTCCGGGCTCCGCGCCAAGCACCGCCGGCTGGTCGCGGCGGAGCCCGTACGCGGCTCGGAGGAAGCGGTTGTAGTCCACCATGGTGTAGTTGCGCGGGTTGCGGGTCGGGTGAGGGGCGATGATGAGGTCACGGTCGCGGTACAGGCCGAGGTACCCGCGGGAGAAGCAGTGCACGTCGGCGTCATCGTCGAAGTTGATCACGTCGTAGTTGGAGAGCTTGCGCAGCAGCGGCGTGTACTTTTGCACCCACCACGGCTTGTAGTTGGTGATCAGCAGCTGCACCTCGCCTTTCAGGTGCGCCGTGGTCAGGAACAACGGGATCAGCACGTCCGTGTTGTCGTGGAAGAAGTTGTCCGTGTACCCGGCGACGGAGAACACCACCGCGGGCACGCGATGCTGCTTCGTGCACTGTGGCGCGGCCTCATGGGAGGCGACAGACTTGACAGTCACCTCCACCACGGCGGGCAGGAGGAAGTCGTCGTTCCGGGCGTAGGGCCGGAGCCGCTTCTCGCCCTTCTcgtcgaagccgccgccgccggacgggtTGACGAGGTACAttgtcttctggctggggctgacgCGGATGTCGCCAGACAGCTCGCAGACCGCCGGCCGCGCATAGGGGAACCCCTCGTCCACGCCATTTTCGTCGCAGCTCATCGGACCGGCGGCGGcattgctgctgctgttgctcttcCTTTCTCCCTGAGCTGAATCCACCATCAAGAGTCGCATTAGATACCAGCAGATCTAGCAACTACATTTCTTTCTCTAGAGAGAGATGTGGCACATCTTCTTTTTCTAATCCGGGAAAAATAATTAACTGAAGTGGGCAACCAAATTTTGCCCAGATTGCAGAGTACAGAGCATTGAATCTCTGAAAGAGGTTGCCTGCCTACCTGGGATTGATAACTTTGCTCTCCTTTCCTTCTAGTATTAATTAAGGTGCCAAGAAAAAGAGAGAGCTCAAGAAGAGATTCACTTACATGGCATTGGTGCCGAGGtgttcgccggcgccggcgcttTCTCGGCGTGTTCCTTTCTGGAGACCGCGTCCGGCACCCCGGGCTGTCGAGAGCCGGCcgtcgccgggcccttcttcgtcaaaTCTACACGATCCACGCCGCCGCCGTTGTTGCCGCCAGTAAATGCGAGTTCTTCGGGCGGGCGCGGGGCGGCCACCGCCCCCGGCGCCGACGAGGACGACGGCGGGGCGTTCTGGAGCAGGGCCgaggtggtggctggcggcggaaTCGGCAGCAGAGCAGCAGTAATTGTTAGATGTTAGATCGAATGTGGTACAGTAGCAGTAGAGCTGAGTAATTGGTGGATCGGGGCGGAGAGCACGCACCGAAGACGGGGGAGTAGACGGCGTAGAGCTTGGCGAGGGAGACGTAGGTGAGGAGCGCGAGGCAGCAGCCGGCGAGCAGGCCGGCGGCGAGCTTCCTGGGCTCGATCTTGGCGCCGGAGGCGAAGAAGGCCCGGATGAGCCGCGGCGGCGCCGGCCTCCGCTCCCCCGGGCCCGCGCCTGGCAGCTTGGACGGCCGCGAGTAGGCCGTCGTCGACGCCATCCCGGGCGCGCTCGCAGCGTCAGGCACGCAGGGATCTGTCGGCGCCCAGCCGAAggaaggagaaagagagagagagctggCTGGATGCACTCCGTGGAGAGAGAGAAGTAGAGGTGGTggcggggagcgcgtggcgtgggggTATGGGAATGGGATGACGGGGAAAGCTCCGGGGCCGGTGACGGTGACCGACCGTGCGCTGTGGCGGTGTGGTGGTGGCCTTTTCCCATTGACATGACACGCGCTCGCGCTGCCGGCGTTTGACTCACGTGGCCCGCACCGACAGGAATTCTCCCGTGCCCCAACGAGAGGGAGAAAACAGCGAGCGGGCCGGTGCGGTGCGCCGCCGTGCTGCCGCCGCGTCACGACGAGCAGAGCAGAGCCCTTGGGTTGTTTGTTTGCGTCCACATCGTCGTGGTGTCGTGTTTGCTCGAGCCGCAACCTTCACCGCTCCGCCTGCGTGACGCCGGACTCGCAGAAAATGTTATACCGACATCCTATTGTCCTTTTGTTAATGCACATTTAACTAAGAGGAGAGTCTGACATAAACCTTGAATTCCCACTCCCAATCTTAAATCAAACCCTGAACTCAAAATCCCTGAAATTGACACATGTACTTTCAAATCCCAGTCAATCCCCGTTGATTTCTGCTAAATACTTGTTTCCCGCATCTGAAAAAGGACAATCCCGGCCAGGACCACACGCTTATCTAACTGACTACATGGGCCTCCACGGCATCTCCAACTTCTTCCAGCACCGCTTACAGGGCCAGCCCTAGAATCGTGGTGGCCCTAGGGCCAATGAGAGGGTAACATAAATACTTTCATTGGTATATAATTGTATATCATGAAAGTTATTGTAAAGGTATAAAAAAATCAAAGCTGTAATTTTATTAGCAAATAAAACCTTACTACACCATGTATATGTGATTACACAATGCAAACAGTAATTATGAGATACACATACTTAACCATAAATTACTATCGGATAAATTTaacgtgtggggggggggggcaaatgcCCCCTTTGTACCCCATAACAGTTTTGAATATATGGTCTGCAAATAACATTTTGTATAATTAGAGGCAGATCGAGTTCTGACgcatattttttttttgaatttgcaaaGGAGGGGGGGCAGAGTTTCCCCCAGCTGAATATATTAACCAGAGGGGCAAAAACCCCGATGATTACAAGCAGCCGTTAAGGCGCCACACACCAACTCACACAGAGATACATGGGGGCGAGATGAACACGCGAGCGCAAGCGAACACACACTAGCTACGCCAGGGCAACCAGCCATGAGTCGACGTGATCACGGCATCGGGCTGTCAGCCGGCCTCTCCAGAGCAGCGCGTCGTCCTTGCAGCAGGCCAGCGCACGAGCCAGAGAGGGAGGCTACCGCTGGAACACGACCGCATTCCGGTGTTTCCACAGGTGCCAACAGCATAGCATAACAACTTCAGGGGCAGAGTGGACAACAGAGCGCGCCGACGCCGCCAACCGGTCCAGGCAACCCACCTCTGCACCAACGACGTCGACACCAATTCTTCACCAAAAAGCGGCCGCGAACGAACAGGTGAGTATAAGATGATCGACACAATCCAGCTCATTCGCGCAAACGGGGCACCCAGCCCCATCCGCCTCGACGATGTGTTTCTTGAGCAGGACATCCCTCGTGTGGATGCGCCACTGCGCCAGCAGCCACCAGAAGAACCTGACCTTTGACGGCGCCCGGGC contains:
- the LOC119274430 gene encoding beta-1,2-xylosyltransferease XAX1-like, with product MASTTAYSRPSKLPGAGPGERRPAPPRLIRAFFASGAKIEPRKLAAGLLAGCCLALLTYVSLAKLYAVYSPVFATTSALLQNAPPSSSSAPGAVAAPRPPEELAFTGGNNGGGVDRVDLTKKGPATAGSRQPGVPDAVSRKEHAEKAPAPANTSAPMPSQGERKSNSSSNAAAGPMSCDENGVDEGFPYARPAVCELSGDIRVSPSQKTMYLVNPSGGGGFDEKGEKRLRPYARNDDFLLPAVVEVTVKSVASHEAAPQCTKQHRVPAVVFSVAGYTDNFFHDNTDVLIPLFLTTAHLKGEVQLLITNYKPWWVQKYTPLLRKLSNYDVINFDDDADVHCFSRGYLGLYRDRDLIIAPHPTRNPRNYTMVDYNRFLRAAYGLRRDQPAVLGAEPGMQPRMLIISRGGTRKLLNQDEVAAAASELGFNVTVAEAGDDVPAFAALVNSADVLLAVHGAGLTNKIKKRFQQKFKEVPAENSWLALSSSPTNIFAHCSKIQKWFQQKD